Proteins encoded within one genomic window of Deltaproteobacteria bacterium:
- a CDS encoding phosphodiester glycosidase family protein, translating to MNMAMRNEIFARLLRRPIPLLVLAAFALLACASQASKDGFREIAPGIWLAEFDSPVKATTGTSKIIAVRADPEKTNLALFMSSHTGGRLATVKEWAEAGELLACINASMYQADHKTSTGLMRRPGHVNNPRKNKRFGAYLLFDPSSADLPAFRMMDREDRSLKGSLKKYRSAVQNYRMINSERKITWAAGGSATPIACVSVDGKGRALFIFSESLYTVHDFARAILLLPMDVRTTMYAEGGPPAGLYVSAGSVRKQWAGSFDLYPLPNVLGIVPRKAATATGN from the coding sequence ATGAATATGGCAATGCGGAATGAAATTTTTGCGCGTCTCCTGAGAAGGCCGATCCCGCTTCTTGTGCTGGCCGCCTTCGCCCTTCTGGCCTGCGCCTCCCAGGCGTCCAAGGACGGGTTTCGTGAAATCGCGCCCGGAATCTGGCTCGCCGAGTTCGACTCCCCGGTAAAGGCCACCACCGGAACCTCAAAAATCATAGCGGTCAGGGCCGATCCGGAAAAAACCAACCTCGCCCTGTTTATGTCCTCACACACCGGCGGGCGGCTCGCCACGGTAAAGGAATGGGCGGAGGCGGGGGAGCTTTTGGCATGTATCAACGCCAGCATGTATCAGGCCGACCACAAAACATCCACCGGCCTCATGCGCCGCCCCGGCCACGTGAACAACCCCAGGAAAAACAAGCGCTTCGGGGCCTATCTGCTCTTCGACCCCTCAAGCGCCGATCTGCCCGCCTTCAGGATGATGGACCGGGAAGACAGGTCCCTCAAGGGATCTCTCAAAAAGTACCGCTCTGCGGTCCAGAATTACCGCATGATCAATTCCGAACGCAAGATCACCTGGGCTGCAGGCGGATCGGCCACGCCCATCGCCTGCGTTTCGGTGGACGGCAAGGGCAGGGCGCTTTTCATTTTTTCGGAATCCCTATACACCGTGCATGATTTTGCCAGGGCCATTCTCCTGCTTCCAATGGACGTGCGGACAACCATGTACGCCGAAGGGGGGCCGCCCGCCGGGCTGTACGTCTCGGCTGGCTCGGTGCGGAAACAGTGGGCAGGCTCGTTCGACCTCTACCCGCTTCCCAACGTGCTGGGAATAGTGCCCAGAAAGGCCGCAACTGCGACTGGAAATTGA